From Ndongobacter massiliensis:
ACCGGAACGTCCTGCCATGCCCCGCAGTTTCGACACTGCACACGGCACATGCCCACCGCTTTTTCTTCAGACTGCTTCTCTACCACCCTTGGAAAATAGAGGCGCAGCGCTTGGGCGTCCACCTTGGCGTCCGGCCAATACCCCAGCGCCAACATCCGCAGAATATCCGCAATGACGGTGCGTAGCGCAAGCGGAAATTCCATTGCCAGCGTACGCAGATAGACTTCATCCTGCGTACCGACCAGAACGACGTAACGCGCATAGCGATCCGCCAGATTGTCCAACTTTTTGGCGCGATAATGAAAGAAAAGTACAAAGCCGCCGGCAATCATCATGCTGCCCAGAAAAACAGATCCCACATCAGAAGCAGTTTCCTCTTGCGTCGACGCAAAAAAGGCGAGCAACGCGGAAAGTGCAAGCCCGATCAGCAACGCATTGCGACGATAACGACGATAACGCTTTGCGTTCTCACGATAGGTCTTCGGCATATCGTAGGGCGCAGAAATCGACATTTCTGAATTAGTATAGCAATTTTGTAAAAGCCGGGCGTATTTCTCCGGCGGACAGTTTGGATAAATGCCTTTCTTTTTCAGAAAGTAATACAATCCGTAGCCGCCAAGAATAAAAGGCGCCAATGGCAACAGGAAAATCGATAAAAGGCATGCGCCGCAACAACCGTATTCGTCTTTGGACAGCATATTTTTCGCCATGTCGCGCCTCCCTTTCCATTTTCAGTATAACACAGCTATCCCACAACAGCAGTTTGCATCTTTTCCGCCATCAAGTACAATGAAGCGTGGAGGAAAAAGAATGATCGAAAAAACCATCCCTCGGGAAAACCGGAGCGTTTTCGGAACGCTTCGTGCGTATATGGCCCTTTGGGCGGGAAAAGCCGCCCGTTTTCTGATGCGTCGAATCGGGCGCAATGCGACAACCCTGCCCGGGCGCATCGCGCTGACCCTGGATCCGGAGTTTCTCTCTTGGGTCGCGCTGCCGGCTCGCCGACTGGGCATTACCGGCACCAACGGCAAGACGACAACCACCAATCAACTGGCCGCCATTTTTGAACAGGCTTCGTTCCGCGTCGCCTGCAATCACATGGGCAGCAATATGGCGACGGGCATTTGTTCCACCCTGTTAGAGAATACGTCGCTGCGAAACCGCACACAGGCAGATGTGCTCGTGGCGGAAATCGACGAGGTGGCCTCTCCGCTGTTTTTGCCGGCGCTGCACCTGCAATATCTTTTGGTTACCAACCTCGCCCGCGATCAATACGATCGCATTGGCCATGAAAAACAACTGATTCGTAAAATCAATCAGGCGCTGCGCCCGGAGACGACGCTTGTTCTCAATGCGGACGATTTTCAGGCGCGCTTTCTGGGTGACTCGAAACAAAGCCGCCTGTGGTTCTCCGCCGTCGGACCGATGCGGGAAAACACACACGCCTTTCTCGGCCTTTGCCCCGACTGTGGGCATCCCGTTTTTCTGACGGCCCGCGCCTATCACACGATCGGCAACTATCGCTGCGAGCACTGCGGCCTTACAAATCCGCCGGCGCAAACCGAAGTGCGGGCAACACTTCCGTCCGCCGAATTTTTCTTTACTTCGCTCCACATACCGGCGTCGTCAGAGGATTCGGCAAACGCCCCGGCAAAGGATGATCCGACAAAAGACGCGGTGAGCACCCTGTCGCATCCGACAGACAATGTGCTCATTTCTGCGCCTGTGCGCCAGGCTTTTGACCTCTACAATTACGCCGGCATCCTGACAATGGCACGGGAGTTTTCCCTGCCGCAGGAAGCCGTGGAGCGGGCGCTGGAGCAGTTTCGCTCGTTCAAGTCCCGCTTTGAAGAGACCCACATCGGTCCCTATGCAATTACCTATGTGCTAGGAAAAGGGAAAACCCCCATGCCCCTAGAAACGAATCTGCGTCTGGCGCTGCAGCGCGGTCCCTGCACCTTTATTCTCATGGATCAAGATTTTGATCAGGAACCCGACGGCTACCATAATATGGGCTGGTTGTACGATGCCGCTTTGGAATTGTGCCAAGAAGACTCCATCGTCGATGTTATCGCCTGCGGAAAGCGGCACCTCGATTATCGCATCGCGCTGCTTTTGCGCGGCGTTGCTCCACAAAAGATTCACACCTTTGCAACGATCGACGGCGTCAATGCACTGGTTCCTACACTCGCCTGTAAAAAGATTCTTTTGGTTCATTCACTGGATGCCGCTACCAAGGAAAATGCGCAGGCACTGCTCACCCACCTACGGAGTTTGTCTTGAAGATCGAATTGTTATACCCCGAGCTGACCTCCCAATTCGGAGACGGCGCCAACGGCCGCATTCTGCGGGCGCTTTTTCCGCAGGCGCAATTTTTTGAAACCCCCTTCCCGGAGGAGCCGCGCTTTCTGCGAGAGTCAATTTCCCTCGTCTATTTCGGAGCGATGGAAGAATCCGACCAAGATCGCATCATTGCACGTCTTTTGCCCCTGCGTCAGGCGATTGAAGAGACTTTGGAGACCGACGCGCTCTTGTTCTGTACGGGCAATGCCGGGGAAATTTTCGCCCGTCAGATTGAAGATCCCGAAAACGGAACCCTTCCGGGCTTGGATCTGGCGCCTTTTTCCGTTCGACGCGACTATACGGTGCGCGTAAACGCCTTGGCGATCGGCGAGGTGAACCCCGCGCTGCTCGCCACAAAAGGCGCCGCACAGATCGCACCGTCCGAAAAAACCGCTCCGCTTGCAGTCGGCGGCGTTGTCGGCAGTTATAGCCGTCTGCAGCCGGAAAATGGACTGCTTCCCTTCCTGCACCATTTGCGCGTCGAGGGGGAAGCCGCTGCAGAGGCGACGCCCGTAGCCGCCGGTTTTTGGCAAAAAAACCGGATCGCCTGTGGACTTTTGGGTCCCGTACTGGCGAATAACTACGGGCTGCTTGCGTTTCTCGCCGATCGCTTAGGTGCGACCGTGCCCGATACGCCGCTATTCACCGCGATTCAGGAAAATGAGACAATGACTCATGGCGAACTGCGCGATCCCGACGTCGTGCGCATCATTCAGGATTGAACCGGCATATATTTAACATATATTTAACGCAATTCTTATGCATTTCTTAAATGAGCCCTCTACAATAAGGAAGGAATCGGTGAAAACAACCGGCATCCCTCCCTCCAAGAGCTCTCCGCAACGGGATGTCCGCCGAATTCTTCTCCCTCTTTAGGAAGCGCGCTTCGTCGGAAGCGCGCTGTTCCGTATGCTATTCCATTTCCGATTTGTTATTCCATTTTGGAATATACTTTCGAAAAAAAACAGAATCGTTTTCTTGTTGAATACGTGCTATGATGCATTTGGCGGGAGATCTTGTGGAAAGTCGGTCTATATTCCTTAGATTGGTCGGTTTTGTATCTTTCGCTTCTCGAAATTCTTTCGCTTTGTCGCGTTTGTGTCGTTTCTGAAAACGTTTCGGTCGACACATAAAATATATGCG
This genomic window contains:
- a CDS encoding MurT ligase domain-containing protein; its protein translation is MIEKTIPRENRSVFGTLRAYMALWAGKAARFLMRRIGRNATTLPGRIALTLDPEFLSWVALPARRLGITGTNGKTTTTNQLAAIFEQASFRVACNHMGSNMATGICSTLLENTSLRNRTQADVLVAEIDEVASPLFLPALHLQYLLVTNLARDQYDRIGHEKQLIRKINQALRPETTLVLNADDFQARFLGDSKQSRLWFSAVGPMRENTHAFLGLCPDCGHPVFLTARAYHTIGNYRCEHCGLTNPPAQTEVRATLPSAEFFFTSLHIPASSEDSANAPAKDDPTKDAVSTLSHPTDNVLISAPVRQAFDLYNYAGILTMAREFSLPQEAVERALEQFRSFKSRFEETHIGPYAITYVLGKGKTPMPLETNLRLALQRGPCTFILMDQDFDQEPDGYHNMGWLYDAALELCQEDSIVDVIACGKRHLDYRIALLLRGVAPQKIHTFATIDGVNALVPTLACKKILLVHSLDAATKENAQALLTHLRSLS